ttatgttatatgcactttccaatacaggacagcacataccacaatctttaatataccattcatggtgcactggttgggacaggacaAAATGTGAGAAAAGGTCCACCAATGAGGTTTATCCTGTCTCCAGCAAGTACTCTATTGAGTGATCTAAATCATTCCACCATCGTTAATCTGACTGAAGTTCAATTAACTATGTGTACTGACCTTGCAGCCACACACAAGCAACTCAATCTCTTCCGGCCTGAAGAGAAGTTTGAAAGGACTTTCGTTGGTCACCATCATGAACCCCCGGTGGAAGGCACGGAACTGTCGCTCAATGCTCTTGTTCAGTAGATAGTCGGCATACAAGTTCACAAATTCCTGTCAAACAAAAAGGAAACATAAAACCAATGTCAATTTTACACCGATAATGATATTAAGTTACAGAATCAGTCGTTTTCAGGTAGATATGTTTCAATCAGTTACAAATAGCACACAAAGATTTTTAAACACAACATAAAAAAACGTTTGTTCTATTTCAACTCTAATAGACAATGATTGTGTActtaatgttttacatttatgACCAGCATCAGAGCTCATCATTAATGATATCTGGACTAAAGCCAACTTGAcactataataatttaacaagaTTTGTTTTAGTACATTCTTTCATACTTTAAGCAGGGCATCCACTTGTAAATGAAATGGCTTTTCACACAAGTAATCTTGGATGAATCTGACCTAGATCAGCTCCGTTACAAATCGCACACTGCTCAATTCCTCGTAGACATGATCGGGGAACCGATCAATGGATGCTTCTCTATCTTTTGTCTACATATGCAATTTTTCACTGATGTGCATACAGAggctcacacatacacataccatgAAGCATGTATGAATATATGCCCTGATTTAGAAACACAGCAAAGTTCAAGCACTGTAACTGACAGAACTAAAAACAGAATACTGTGTCATGTTAGCAAATCAATATCAAGAAGCAGTGCCACCAGATACTGACTAAAATAACATTCTGTCACGTGTTTGTCGTCTTGTGTAACTGGCAAAGTAACATTCTGTCACGTGTTCGTCGTCTTGTGTAACTGGCAAAGTAACATTCTGTCACGTGTTTGTCGTCTTGTGTAATTGGTAAAATAACATTCTCTCACGTGTTTGTTGTCTTGTGTAATTGGTAAAATAACATTCTCTCACAGGTTGGTTGTCTTGTGTAACTGGTAAAATAACATTCTCTCACGTTTGTTGTCTTGTGTAACTCGTAAAATAACATTGTCACGTGTTTGTTGTCTTGTGTAACTGGTAAAATAACATTCTCTCACGTGTTTGTTGTCTTGTGTAATTGGTAAAATAACATTCTCTCACAGGTTGGTTGTCTTGTGTAACTGGTAAAATAACATTCTCTCACGTTTGTTGTCTTGTGTAACTGGTAAACTCTCATAACATTGTCACGTGTTTGTTGTCACGTAAGTAAAATAACATTGTCACGTGTTTGTTGTCTTGTGTAACTGGTAAAATAACATTCTCTCACGTGTTTGTTGTCTTGTGTAATTGGTAAAATAACATTCTCTCACATGTTGGTTGTCTTGTGTAACTGGTAAAATAACATTCTCTCACGTTTGTTGTCTTGTGTAACTAGTAAAATAACATTGTCACGTGTTTGTTGTCTTGTGTAATTCGTAAAATAACATTCTCTCACATGTTTGTTGTCTTGTGTAACTGGTATTTTATCTCCGTTTTCTTTCAGATCGTGTGTGAGGAATGTTCCGAACACGTCACAGTGTCCTATTCTAAACGTCTGCATGAAAACCTCCTCAAAATCATCGCCCTCGTATTCCAGTATCTGGTTCAAGGAACTTGTCAACATCTAGAGAGAAAAAATATCACAAATGTTatccacaaacaaaacaaacaccaaaccCCTCCCAACAATTGTCAGCAAAAAAATACAGAGTATTTTGCACCTGGTTTTATTTCAATAGCATGAGAGTATAGTCTAGTctcaaaaatgtatttgttaattctatttttaaagttttaccaAATGCTGCTCTGttgtattatgttaaaaaaCAGAATCCCTATGACTGCTGCGTTTTTCAAGCTGATGCAAATTTCTCTAAATCTGCAATATTAAAACCACCAATCTACGTCAGCAAATTGAAAAGCAAAAGTGGGTTATCTCccctaaaataataaattttgtctTAATGCTGTAAATCAACTCACTGGGTCTACATCATAGAGATCTCTGAATGTTCCTTTCTTGCCCATCAGTTTGTAGTAGACGACCATGGGGAAATGAATGTCAAGGATACAGCTGTTGTAGATGGCCAGGCCGAGTATGATGCCAATCAACGTAAACTGGCCATCATTCTCAAACGACGTCGGGTTGAACCAGAACTGACACGTCACACTGTTGTACGTGAACATACCTACAAGAGAggaaaaaacataattaaacagTCTCTTTTTCTTAAtgacaggtgtttaaacattgtatatgtatgtagttattcacatgtaagacataaacaggttttgtaaatttcACGCTTCTTGATTTAAAGGGAGATAATGTAAACCAATAATTTTTTGGTGGTGTTAAAATAGAACATTCTGACTTAAAAAACCAATCCAGATAATTCAAAATGTTACTCCCATTTAAAAACTGATTCTTCTAGAATCGGCACAGCAGAGCGTTTTTGAGTGAATATTTTAAGAGTACTTCCACATTGAGACTAACCTATATCTGGATTGAATAGTTCATCTACAACCAACTCAAAAAACTCCTTGGACACGCCCCCTTCATCCAGCCCTTgttctccatcaaactcaatGAACAGCTGTTTCTTCAGGTCCTGGGGGTTTTCCATGGCAACCATTTCAAGCTGAAGTTGGaagaaaatgaaacaaatcATAACACTGTTCAAGCAATAAACAAGAAATTATACTGTAATATCAAACTTATCTGAGAGGTAGCTACAGGTACAACAATATTTAGTAATACATGGACAGGCAAAACCTCTGCCAAgagatcaaagaaagaaagaaagaaatgttttatttaacgacacactcaacacattttatttacggttatatggcatcagacatatggccaGTCCCAAGAGATCAAAGTAGCAACAGTGCAGTAAATAATCACTGCTGAATGATTATAGTTCCGAAGATAGTTCACATGTACCATTAACAGAGACATGGTTCAGAAGGgcgactggcctcggtggcgtcgtggttaggccattggtctataggctggtaggtactgggttcggatcccagtcgaggcatgggatttttaatctaaataccgactccaaaccctgagtcagtgttccgcaaggctcaatgggtaggtgtaaaccacttgcaccgaccagtgatccataactggttcaacaaaggccatggtttgtgctatcctgcctgtgggaagcgcaaataaaatatcccttgctgctaatcggaaagagtagtccatgtagtggcgacagtgggtttcctctccaaatatgtgtggtccttaaccatatgtctgacgccatataaccgtaaataaaatgtgttgagtgcgtcgttaaataaaacatttctttcttcctttcagAAGGGCGATGGAGTTTGGTGCCCAACGTTAGATGAATATGATATGAACATGCCTTgcctaaaatatttattcaatggAACATGACAACACACCTTTGCGACAGGAATTAAGATGTTTACTGCCTTAAGGAAGTCAAAGAATGGGGTTGACGTAACTGAAGCTGTAAAATCTATGTCAGTATAAGTAATATACTTACAGCCACCAAGGCATCGTCAATGATATGATCTCTCCTCACCCGAACTCTCAGATACGGCATCGCGGGGCCGCCATGGACAATTGTCTGTAGCAGCGACGTGCGGCGCTCGTTTAACATGCGAATCCTATTGTCAAAATACATACTAGTGTACTTAGATGCTGTCATCAGAATGAAACTGTTTGGAATAAACGAAAACTTCCCGTCCGTCCTGTAATGTGCATAATCTGTGCTGATGTCGATATTGTCATTGAGAGGTTCGTTAATAAACTCTTCGTACGGAACCAGCGGTTTTCGACAGTTCAATGCACACACGCCCAATGCCTTGGCGAGAGGGTCTTCCTTCTGTTCCTGTGGTTCtttgggttcgaatcccacaGCTCCCTGAAGTAGCTCGTGCATGGACTCACTGACCGATGCATCAATCAGCTTCTCATCAGCCAAGACTTCAGGAGGGTCATACTCTCCTCCGTAAATACTTGCATAATACACAATTTTCATCACTTTCGTTGCCCCAGCTATTCCTTCGTCGTCATTCGGCTGGTAGGTCTGGCCCCACCTCCCCTCCCCATTGATCACCTTAACTGTAATCAGCTGTTGCAGACTCTGCAACAAGCTCCTGAGTCGGTCCATTCCAAATTTCGACCAGATCCGAGCCAGTTTTGCCTGGCCGGCTATGCATACATGTCCTAAGGCTCGGCAGAACACGGGGAACGCACTTTCGATAAACTCTGGGCTATGTAGGAGAGGGATTTCTAGcactattataaatatatttatataattggaATCTCTCTCCCACGCCTGACGATACTTCAAGTCGATTTCGACAGTTCTTGACAGTGATAACAAAGCATTGATCAATGCTCCTTGAAATGGATGGTCAGGAATATCCATGAGTGCAGAGTACGTTCGCCGTAAAGAATCCAAATCAATTGTCAACTGGTCGTTTATCTCACAGCTACTAGTAGAGCCCGAATCTGAATTCTGGATTATCACAGCTGATATTGCCCTGCCTTGTAAAGGTCTTCGGGTCTTTGTTTGGTCTTCTTCTTCGGTGTCTATTTCTTTTTCCGTTTCAGTCGATCGTATAACTTCTTTGGAAGATTTGTCTACAGTTTTCAAAAAGCTGCGACTCAGCGACTCTGGGTTGTTAAAGACAGCACCAATCACTCGGATTAACTGGGACCAGCTTCCTTCTTCATTGCATTTCACGATGATGTCTTTAACTTTGTCTTCAGTCAGAAATTGAATCTCTGcagatgaaaatattttaaaagtacagtgttgcaacaaaatgttgttattgtttactgACATTACCAGAGCACACTGAATAATTAATCAGCGGCTGCTGAAAGTCACACATTTGtaattcacaaaactctctCAAGGTCTTTTAAGCAACATCAATTCATCCttgtaaatttgttttgcattgcAATGCATGATCAtaaaagttgcgagagtttagtgaattaaacACATGGacattatgtattttatttgttactgGCATGCTGAAAATTGTCATCTTCAGCAAGTCAACATTTGTACTAAATCTCAAAAGAGGCAGTGTGTAAATGTAGCTTCAGTGGTCGAAATATTGCCATTCCGACCGTTTTTGCCAATCAACTTCACCACAGGCTgggataattaattaatcattgtgctctaatagttgttaaacaaaacaaactataaactCTAATCTGGACTAAGAGTGAAAATGATATGTTAAACACTATGTACACTAGATTTTAAATGTGACAAGGCATTGTTAAATGTTCcgtttattttcttcttttttcacctTTTCTTTTATGAAGTCTTCTGAAACGGTTTAGGAGCCATACAGCTGGACTCCTCATTCTTTAATCATCTCATGTagctaaataattaatataggcCTATTAATGCCTAATGAATACCTGTAGTGGTTCTGGAGacttatttataaatgtatacagACTTTCAGGGCACTACTTATTCAATCAGAGGCTTGCCATTAACTACCACATCAGACTAATCATTATAAAACATGCATTATTCATGCATCACCGTTTGGCCAAGAGGTTAAAATGTGTTTCCATTGTTTGGAGCACTTCATTTTGACCATCACAATCAAATATAGTATTTTAAGATTGTCGACATGCACACACTGtgctaaaacataattattgtaacatttgatatttaaattgtgatgtgcccaatttttaaaatacattgttgTTGACTtaaatcatgggtttttttcaatgtcaaGCAATATCAAGAAACAATTAACTGCATGGTCTGTTGCATTAAAACAGctgacatttaataaaaaataccaaaacatatttatggtATAAAAATTGTGATGGACctaaagaaattttaaaaaattgcgaTCAACTTTTGTTGACAGTTTTTCAATGTTTAAAGTAACTATTGCAAAAAAActgctaatttttgtttttaaatattgaaacataAGGTATTAAAATTGTGATAgacctattttttttaaataaatggtgATTTACTTTTATATCAGTTTTTCAGTGTCAAGTGCTATCAAGTAACAATTTCATAATGGTAGGGTCTATTGCAATAAAACGGctgatatttaataaaaatgccaaaacatatttatgctATTCACACTGTATATGAAACTACATTTGTAGTAAATGGTGATCTATTTTGGTATCAGTTTTTCAGTGATGAGTGGTATCAAGTaaccactatttttttttttacacctgttcaatattttttttttatatatataaaacataaatttttaaaagttaagaTACACACTGGTATGATCCTTAGAATGACTTGCAATGGTGtcattgttgctgttgtttgcTGATGAAGTAGATGCAGCTGCGGACGTGCCGAGAGAACCATCTCCCCATGACGACTGCTCCGACTGCTGTAACGGGAACTTAGCAAACCGCTTGGCCTGATTTTCACACAGCGTGGCCTTTTTCTTAAAGAGTTCAATTGCATGGACTGCCAGCTTGTTTCGGTCGATGTCCTTGAAGATGAAAGATGAGCACGAAGCACAGGCATCGTTGTTACAGCTCTTGTTTCCGCACCCATCGGTCAGCTGATAGTAGTACTGCTCAATCAGCTGTTTGGCTGCTGTTCGCTTCCTACAAAACACGACATGATGCATCAAATAACGTAACAACAACATTATACAAAAGACAGAATTAGGCTCATTGGCAGAGCATTCGCCTGTTTGGCTGCTGTTCGCTTCCTACAAAACATGACATGATGCATCAAATAACGTAACAACAACATTATACACAAGACAGAATTAGGCTCATTGGCAGAGCACTCGCCTGTTAGCTGCTGTTTGCTTCCTACAAAACACGACATGATGCATCAAATAACGTAACAACATTATACACAAGACAGAATTAGGCTCATTGGCAGAGCACTCGCCTGTTAGCTGCTGTTTGCTTCCTACAAAACACGACATGATGCATCAAATAACGTAACAACAACATTATACACAAGACAGAATTAGGCTCATTGGCAGAGCACTCGCCTGTTAGCTGCTGTTTGCTTCCTACAAAACACGACATGCTGCATCAAATAACGTAACAACAACATTATACACAAGACAGAATTAGGCTCATTGGCAGAGCACTTGCCAATGGTGAAATTTGTTGTACAGTACAATTAACTGCCTCTGATGAATTTGATGTTTCTATTTTGTATCCTGTCCCAACCTGTAATGAACATGATAGGGTTTACATTTTTAACAAGGTCCTACACGCACAGTTAAAGATACTAATGGTATATCAATTTGGCATGTATATTTCATAACAAATTCAACAAAGAAGATATGTCATGCACTAATTTACATGAAGATGGTGAAATGGTTCCTTTTTTTTGTGCCAAAAAGTGGCTAAGTTGTCAAATGTTAGCAGTAGTGTAAAGTCGAAGTTGCTATAATACTTCTGACCTAATCGGATTTGTAACACAAAATCACATACTCGCTCACCACCTTGGTTCTTTGTTATAGGTAGCAGTACAAAGTATACAAAATTACAATCTTGTTCGGTCAAACTTCAACCTAACTTTTATCACATAATTGTCATTCTATAATTAGAGATGGGCAGTATTAGAATTTCAGGTTTTGTAATTGGGgggatttacctcggtatcggtacggtatttggtattgacacacatacacactatcGATCGATATAGTATTTTCGGTATGTATACTCAGCTCATCCTCTAaattcatctaaataaaattaaattccatacaaaAGACTTCTTTTCAGCCATTTAATgtttgtcagatatattgttaatgttttattaaatattaaacattttataatagcaaaatgttttaattctgtGATTTGCTTAGAACGTTACGGCTGTATTGACATGATAGCAAAACCAAACGGTAGATATGCTATAACACCCAGCTCCATTTAAAGCATGTCAATGTACTGTCATTAACCAATAGATGGCTGTGTAgctgaaacaattaacattatGAACTTCAACTCAGCAGGTGTCTAGATACTTGACCAggaatattttttcaaaaagcattctgagagtactgcaaaagtaatacatgttccaacacattttcatatctcttaagacttaagttcaaggaccataactttGTGAACAATCGTTAAGTTGCCATGaatgttaaacttgatctgtaagagtacatgtacatgatacagttatatacaaaatttcatctcaaagTCTTCAGGCATTGTCAAAAAATGTCTGGAAAAACTCATTTACAtatctccaaagttcaagggccataactctgtaaaaaaaaaaaaaaaaggctttatttaacgacgcactcaacacattttatttacagttatatggcatcagacatatggttaaggagaggaaacccgctgtcgccacttcacgggctactctttccgattagcagcaagggatcttttatttgcgcttcccacaggcaggatagcacaaaccatggccttcgttgaaccagttatggatcactggtcgatgcaagtggtttacacctacccaatgagccttgcggagcactcactcagggtttggagtcggtatctggattaaaaatcccatgcctcgactgggatccgaacccagtacctaccagcctgttgaccgatggcctaaccacgacaccaccgaggccagttaactctgtaaacaaaattggtaaactgtcatgaaagttaaacttgatcagtacacaaaatttcagcttaatatctagaggcattgtgaaaaaaatgacctgggccccgttccacgaaacgatcttagccctaagattaccgtaagcgcATACCTACCCTATgcatttaagttgatcttagggttaagattgcttcgtggaacggggcccttgAAAACTATATTGTGGACAGAAGGAGAGACAAACATTACGAAACCTAGTCTCTTCCAGCTGGACCAGTAGAGGACTCATAATGAGTATAATATTACTTAAAATGTAGCAACTTACATTCTGTCTCCACCCTCAGGTTCAGTACTAGAATGTGCGATTCTGGACCCAGCAACACTGAAAAATAAAGAGTCTGCtgcaggccctaatctagaattgaataAGTAGAAGAAGTGTCTTCTCCATTGCCAGGAGAAATGGGAgatgtttgataaaaataggcaaagtgaacatttattggtaCTTTTCACAACGTTTCGTCAGTTTCCGCATTCAATCAGAAATATTCTGAATTTTACACTTGGTTCTAAtcataatatttcaatataaaatactacttccggtaataaaatttaaaaacagttatatgCTTTATTAAAAacgtgatattattaagtagttgaaTATGTgccattatgttaaaattaaagtattaattagtattttctggcattactgaaacGAATGTGGCAGAGGATAAACAACGCTTAACTGGTCACAGTACACGGCACGACACGCGTCGCTTTGAGAAACAATAGCCCAGTTTACAGGTGTATCTGAAGAACTGTGTTATGTACAAttgatttggtgaaataattcatttcagtaatgccagaaaattctaataatactttaattttaacataacggcacattatcaactacttaataatatcacgtttttaattaaacatacaactgttttgtttaaattttattatcagAAGTAGTATTATATACTGAAATATTATGATTAGAACAGCGTGAAATTCTGAATTTTTCCAAATGAACGCGGAAACTGGCAAAACGTTACAAAAATGTGCAGATAAATGTTCATTTCacctatttttataaaatttctcCACTTTCTTCTGGGAAGAGAAATgtcacttctactttttcaatGCTAGATTACGGCCTGATAATGTATACAGTTGATGAAGTGCCATAAAAATCGCTACAAGTCCCTATGAATGTGACAGACATAAATTTACTTTCCCCACGCAAATTTCAATGTCATTGGAATTTGAAAATGTACATGCTGCCGCACAGTCCTCGCATCCACCCCCCTTTAGAATTTGAAAtcaggaagaaaggaaatgttgatgcactctacacattttatttacggttatatggcatcagaccacAGAGATCAGgccttctagaatacggtggtcCGATGCCAGAGGCCGGTGATTTTTACACTCAGGCCACACAAAAATGTGTTTACCTGTTGCTGATGGCAAGTaataaaaaagacagaaaaaaagaaaactacaaaatcaaaacaaaaaaaccacccccgaaaaaaacccaaaacatccAAACGAATTgctacatttgatttgtcgccATATTTGTTCCAGTTATTCGGGTTAATATAAATTCAACCATGACAACAATGTGAAATAGCGGATTAATTAATGTCAACTGTAATCGAACATCATTTGAAGCGTGATTGccatattaaagccgcacaccctagttccatccagcgaaaataaattataatttggttaatttacaaacctgtaacacacttggatcacgtttttatcaaatggagtgaaaaagcaggttttatatcgataaataccatgggaatccccatgtcccaattgcttgaaataattttgaaaggtagaagcacaacagtgcctacgtcacgacaaatttcacagacttggggtgcgttcgtttcacctctcctggacatgttccaactgttctgtcctggttgtatcccctctccagatatcgtaagacttagcaaaattattggttttaagggtttgtaacgttttgtattgagacacttacttgtctgaactttattgttactgaaaatgttcacgaaacgtgatataccaacgtctgtgacattaaaaatagattggacctcgcttgcttgaCGGTTTtctctcgacaacacgttttgtgaaaaaatgcaaaaaatgcatttcgtggttttacaaacatcaggattaccaaaaagcacttcaggtgaatggaaatgtgtattctaaaaaataaaatgtaagaaaagtgcaattttatttgtgaaaaatggggtttaatagcgaaaaacaacgccgtaatggttaacaaataaacgtaactagggtgtgtccctttaacagaacaAAGAGTAAGTTGTTTCTGGTGTTTAACTGATACAGCCAGTTAAAGAAACTTTCAAAGTACTGGTGAAAGACCTTATAACAACAAACAGCAGGGTCTCGAATACTAATCCTCGTTTGTATATACACCTTGCCTCCAGAAGTAAGCTtagtaattgaaaaaaaacagaCGTCAATTTCGGCAGTCCTCCAATCTAAAACTTAAAAACGAATTATGTCTTCCAACTTTATTTCTCTTTTGGCTGATGGAAATACCGATAGAAGTGTAATTGAACAGGAAACAGTATTTGTACAAGTTGTAGGACCCGACAGACAATTTGAAACGATGTTCACTGACATAGTTGAACTTGAGAATGCACATGCCGAAGGTGTGTTTTCGGCACTGGATAAAGGGTTAGGAAAGTTGGGACTAAGTGTAGATATGGTTACCAACAGTGGGGAAAATCGTAGAAAACTACCAGCATTAGTAAGTGTTAATTTTGATGGGGCAAATGTCATGCAGGGTCACAAAACTGGTGTTGTCGCCAAAGTCAAAGAATTGGCACCGTATGTAATTCCTATACATTGTGTGGCACACAACTTGGAACTGGCAATTCTAGACTCAGTGAAGGAAATTCCTTATCTCAGCAAATTTGAGGAAAAGATCAAGTCTATCTTTAAATTTTACCACTATTTGCCAAAACAACGGCGAGAACGGACACAGATTGCCCACATATTAGAAGAGGATTTGGCACACTTTAGCGGTGTGAAGCAGGTATGAGTTTTAATTGTATTCCTAAATTTGTACGCAACAGCTTTACGCTGTTCCAGGTATTGGACTTACAAAACATGATTTCCCGCCATTTCCTTTGTGTAAAGTATAACACTGTTATCGTGGGAGGTGTTTGTAATCAACATCGAAACTCTGTCAAAACAATGTACACTAATACATGTAACTAATACCTTTTTGTTCAGCATTTAAACTGGTTTTGTTAATTTCCATGAGCATTTGATATCGTAGAATgtacaaaacaacaaattcaATAGTGAATAATGTTAGAATTTGTATGTCACGTGACTCTGAAAACATGAATGGATGACTTCGCATTACGATGTTGAACGATAGAATAGAAACTTATTTAAGTTGTCTTTATAATAAAGCTTACACTTTGTGGTACATGCATGAAACCATTTTTGTGTGTTACAGTGCGAGTTGACAAATTTATGCAGGGACATAGggtagttaaagggacattcctgagtttgctgcattgtaagatctttccgactaataaaatatttctacgattaaacttacatattaaatatattttcgtgtttagaatatcagtttctgtatattcaatgagtttctggttgtcttaatatttgtaagaagcccaaactggattttgtctccaaataattttgtacgtacagaaaaatattattttaggaaatagaatgaaatttaacgtagtacaaatattagaacgataagaaacacgtttaatatacagccagttaatattttatcagaaaaatatatttcatatataattacaatcgttacagAGTATCTGTTAGTctacaacatcttaaaaattacagcaaactcaggaatgtccttttaagatTTGGGCGATAATTTTTGGGGGAGCAAAGTCGCACTGTACTATAAATAGCGTTACCCCACCCCTTTGTTACATATCAGATCTGTAGATCTTtattcatacattaatacaatCTAGTTAATTAGGAATAAATTTAgattatgaaataaatattaaattaataatattttttattataagtcTGCTGGTTGGCTAGCAAAGGCAGAGCACTTAAAGCTGTTCGTCTAAACTACAAGGCCCTGTCCACTCATGTGGAATCTTCAGCTGCTGCTTGATCTGGTATATCCTCAAACAAGGCAAACAACTTCGCCAAAGAAATAACCTCGTTCAAGTTCATCAATACACTGCATATTATGCTGGATGTCTTGCCAATTTTGAAGTCTGTATCAGAGGTAATAACAGTAACAATACATATTTTGGGTCATACTTTTTACTAATATATATCACATTATTCatacttattttgttaattattttcaataatagAAGCACCAACAAAAGTAAATGGTGGGAAACGGTGCCCattatcggagtctagaaacagGTGATAAAACCGTGTACTaatgaacattttatattttgtatattttaatgtatcacatatttaatt
The sequence above is drawn from the Gigantopelta aegis isolate Gae_Host chromosome 6, Gae_host_genome, whole genome shotgun sequence genome and encodes:
- the LOC121375985 gene encoding ubiquitin-protein ligase E3A-like, with the protein product MNPKHRETTEGGIEAASVAGSRIAHSSTEPEGGDRMKRTAAKQLIEQYYYQLTDGCGNKSCNNDACASCSSFIFKDIDRNKLAVHAIELFKKKATLCENQAKRFAKFPLQQSEQSSWGDGSLGTSAAASTSSANNSNNDTIASHSKDHTKIQFLTEDKVKDIIVKCNEEGSWSQLIRVIGAVFNNPESLSRSFLKTVDKSSKEVIRSTETEKEIDTEEEDQTKTRRPLQGRAISAVIIQNSDSGSTSSCEINDQLTIDLDSLRRTYSALMDIPDHPFQGALINALLSLSRTVEIDLKYRQAWERDSNYINIFIIVLEIPLLHSPEFIESAFPVFCRALGHVCIAGQAKLARIWSKFGMDRLRSLLQSLQQLITVKVINGEGRWGQTYQPNDDEGIAGATKVMKIVYYASIYGGEYDPPEVLADEKLIDASVSESMHELLQGAVGFEPKEPQEQKEDPLAKALGVCALNCRKPLVPYEEFINEPLNDNIDISTDYAHYRTDGKFSFIPNSFILMTASKYTSMYFDNRIRMLNERRTSLLQTIVHGGPAMPYLRVRVRRDHIIDDALVALEMVAMENPQDLKKQLFIEFDGEQGLDEGGVSKEFFELVVDELFNPDIGMFTYNSVTCQFWFNPTSFENDGQFTLIGIILGLAIYNSCILDIHFPMVVYYKLMGKKGTFRDLYDVDPMLTSSLNQILEYEGDDFEEVFMQTFRIGHCDVFGTFLTHDLKENGDKIPVTQDNKHEFVNLYADYLLNKSIERQFRAFHRGFMMVTNESPFKLLFRPEEIELLVCGCKSLDFEALEEATEYDGGFTASSSTVRNFWLVVHGFDDDNKRKLLQFTTGTDRVPVGGLSKLKLIIARNGPDSDRLPTSHTCFNVLLLPDYSCKDKLEERLLKAITYAKGFGML